The Chryseolinea soli nucleotide sequence AGAATTCCGTTGCAATTTTCTCCCCGTTGTGGAAGAGGGCAAATTGCTCGGTTTCATTTCGGAAGAGATCATTTTGGAGGCCAACGACATCGACAAACGGGTAAAGGACTTCAACCTCGTGGGGCAAAACTGTTTTGTTCACCTCGACACGCACTTCTACGACATTCTGAAAGTAGCGGCCGACAACAAATTGCAGGTCGTGGCCGTGCTGAACGAAGAGCAAAGCTACACCGGCCTCATCACGGTACAGGATACCCTCACCTCTTTTGCCCAAACAGCCGCCGTGCAACTCCCGGGCGGTATTTTGGTGCTGTCCATGAACCACGTGGACTATTCCCTGGCCGAGATCAGCCGCCTGGTGGAGGAAAACCACGCCAAGATCCTCAGCAGCATCGTGAAGGAAGATCCACTCGATCCCGGCAAACTTCGTCTCACCCTCAAAATCAACCAGTTGGACTTGTCGCGCATTGTGGCTACCCTGGAGCGTTTTGGCTATAAGGTCATTGGTCGTTACCACGAAACCAAGGCGTTGGGCGACGAAAAAGACCGCATCGACATGCTGCTCCGCTACCTGGATATTTAAAATCCGCACGCTCTTTTTGCGCCTTCCACTGCCCTTCCTATCTTTAAACTAGATTCGGAAAAACCGGCTTAACCAACTTTAAAAAACCACGGGCTGCATGAGAGTTGCTGTGCATGGAAAGGATTTTAATCGTGCATCGGCACCCTTCATCGCGCAGATCTTCGAGGTTCTGAGCCGATACAAGATCGACCTCTGCGTCTCCGAGAAATTCAGCGCCTACCTCGGCAAGGCCGGCATCAAAACTAAATTCAAAACCTACAGTTCGGCCAAGGATCTTAAGAACGTCCAGATCTTCCTCAGCATCGGGGGCGACGGCACCTTGCTCGAGTCCGTGACGCACATCAGCCGGTTGGAGATTCCCATATTGGGCATCAACACGGGACGGCTGGGGTTCCTGGCAACCATCAGCAAAGAAGAAACGGAAAAATCGCTCCAGCATTTGTTCGACGGAGCCTACACGCTGGATCAACGCGCGTTGCTAAAGCTGGACACGGAGAAAGACATTTTCGGACCCCTGAATTTTGCATTGAATGATTTCACGGTCGTAAAGAAAGACAGCTCGGCCATGATCACCATTCACACCTACATCGATGGGGAATTTTTAAATTCCTATTGGGCCGACGGCATCATCATTTCTACGCCGACAGGATCCACCGGGTACTCACTGAGTTGCGGGGGACCATTGATCTTCCCGCGCTCCGGAAACTTTGTCATCACTCCCGTAAGCCCCCACAATTTGACCGTCCGTCCTATCGTCGTTTCCGATCAATCAGAAATAACCTTCCAGGTGGAGGGCAGGAGCAAACGTTTTCTGGTTTCATTGGATTCGCGCATGGCGCCGGTTGACCCGTCCGTAAAATTGAAAGTCACCAAAGCCGATTTTAAGGTCAACCTTATTCAGCTCGAAGGCACGCATTATTTTAAGACCTTGCGTCAGAAGTTGAATTGGGGGTTGGATATTCGGAATTGATTTTTTATTACCTTTGTAGTTCACTGATTGATAAATACTTATTCCTGACTCAATGAGAAAGCTTCTTTACGTAGTGCTGGCCGTTTTCATGATCTCAGTTGCCCATCAGGCAGAGGCTCAAATGAGCCGAAGAAACATCAAAAAGAACAACAAACGCATCTCCACTTTCCGTGGACGCAAAGCCTGGTTCGCCAAAGAAAAAGTATATAACGCAATTGGTTTCTCGGTGAGCGCCTTGAACTATTACGGCGACCTGGCGCCACGCCCCAGCAAGTTCAGCACCGATATTTCTTTTACCAAACCCGCCCTCGCGTTTTCCTTCTCGCACCGCTTCGGCCCCCGCTATACACTGACGGCCGCGTTCATGTATGGAACCCTGAAGGGCTCCGATGCCGAGTCGGCTGACAAGAACGACACGGGAAATGGCGTTTTTCGCTATCAAAGAAATCTATCGTTCCGGAACCGGATAAAAGAGTTCTCCGTCATAGGGACGTTCGATCTGTTCCCCAACAGCGCGACCTACATCAGCCGCGTGAAATGGACGCCGTATGCTTTTGTGGGCGTTGCCGTTTTTCTGCACAACCCCCAGGCACAGGCACCGGCCGTCGACCCACAGGGCAATCCCCTCCCCGAAGCCGGAAAATGGGTTGACTTGCAACCTCTTGGCACCGAAGGGCAATATGCCACCCTGCAGGAAGGCGATGCTAACTACGGCATTAAACCCTACAAAAAAATTCAGCCTGCCATACCTTTTGGTATAGGCGCGCGTTTCAGACTAAACGAAGTGATGGATTTGGCCGCAGAGATTGGATTCCGCTATACATTCACCGATTACCTGGACGACGTCAGTAAAAACTACGTCGATCTCGGCGTATTCCAGGGCAACCAGTTAGCCAAGGCCATGTCATACCGCTCGTCGGAGGTGGCCACACCCGGCACAACCTACGTCGGTCGCGACGGAGGAACATACACCGTGGTTTCCGGCTATGGTCAAGAATTTCCCGATAATGTGAGAGGCAATAAAAACAACCGTGACATCTACATGGTCACTACGGTGCGTGTGACCTACATCCTTGGCAAGAACTTCCACCGGGCTAAATTCAGATGATGCGGTCCCTCATAAAGAACCTCATTTGTCTAACGCTTTTCATCTCGGCTTTCACGGCCGCCCATGCTCAGAGTGCAGAAGTCAATAGTGCCGAAGTAGGATTCGGCCTGGGCACATTCAACTACACTGGCGACCTGGTTCGCTTCTATAATTTCAAATACTCAAAGCCGGCGGCAACCGTCTTTTACAAGTCCAACCTGAGCCGCGTGGTGAGCTTCCGTGTTTCCATCACCGGCGGACAACTCGGCGCCAGCGAAAAACCCATCGACGCTTTTGCCACCCAGCGCGATGCCTCGTTCAATATTTTTTTATTGGAGGCCTCCACGGGCGTGGAGTATCATTTCCTGAACTGGCGCGACCCCAAACGCTTTATCCGTTTCTCGCCGTATTTGTTTGGAGGCGTCGGCATCTTTAGCATGTCGGGCGTTGCCACCAAAACAGCCGACTACAGCAACGTGCAGGCGGTCATTCCTTTTGGCGGGGGCATCAAATACGTCTATAATCCCAAGTGGTATTTTTCACTGGAATTCGGAGTCCGCAAAACCTTCACCGATTACCTGGACAACATTTCCGACGGCGACCCGCGCTATAAGAATTATCAGTATGGCAACCCCAACGATAACGACAACTACTACTTCCTGGGGGTGAGCATCACGCGCACATTCTACTCCATACCTTGTCCCTCCAATCCATACAAGTAAAAATTCCCATTTCGTCTACACTCGGCTCCTCAATCCATTAATAACCAATATCTTTTATTAATTTTGAACCCCTGTGGCTTCATATAAGGAACATATCGACTTTAATAATATGCCCCAACACGTGGCGGTTATTATGGATGGCAATGGCCGGTGGGCCAAGAAGAAAGGAGCCATGCGCATTTTCGGCCACCGCAACGCCGTTCAGGCCGTTCGCGACGTGACCGAAGGGTGCGGCGAGCTGGGTATAAAGTATCTGACCCTGTACGCCTTTTCTACCGAAAACTGGAATCGCCCCAAGGCTGAGATCGACGGTCTGATGGAGCTGTTGGTGAACACCCTGAAACAGGAAATCAAGACCCTTTCCGAAAACCAGGTACGCCTGGTCACGATCGGCGAAACTTCGCATTTACCGGGCGACTGCCAGGCTAACCTGCAGTGGGCAATCGACCAAACAAAAAATAATAGCGGCCTCACCCTCATCCTGGCACTGAGCTACAGCGGCCGGTGGGAGATCATGAAGGCCGTAAAAGCCCTGGCCAAAGATGTTTCCGATGGAAAAGTGGCAGCCGACGCCATAAATGAGGCCGTATTTGAAAACTATTTGCAGACTTCCGGCATCCCTGATCCGGAGTTGCTCATCCGCACCAGTGGCGAGATGCGCGTCAGCAATTTTTTGCTGTGGCAAATTGCCTATACGGAACTCTATATCACACCCACACTCTGGCCAGACTTTCGAAAAGAGCACTTGTACGAAGCCATCTGGGCCTATCAACAACGTGAACGTAGATTCGGAAAGACAAGTGAACAATTGAACCCTGTAAGTTGATGAAGCGAGTTTTATTCCTGATTATTCTTTTAAGTGTTGCTGCTGACGGCTGGGCTCAATTCAGGGGAAGGCGTTCGGGAACGGCTACGAATGCCCCCGGGGAAAATAATTTGAATTATGCCAACCCGGCCGAATATACCATCGGCGGTATTGAAGTGACAGGATTGAACGTGCTCGATAAAAACGCCATGGTCTCCCTGACCGGTTTAAAAGTTGGCGACAAAATAAAAATCCCTGGCGACGCCATCTCCAGCGCCATCCGCAGTTTGTGGAAACACGGGCTGGTGGGCGATGTGACCATAAAGGTAGACCGGATTGAAGGTCAGACGGTATTTCTGAACATCACCCTTTCCGAACGTCCACGCCTCACCGGGTTTTATTTTACAGGGATCTCTAAATCTCAGGAAAGCGGTCTGAAAGACGATCTGAAACTCATTCGCGGTAAGATTGTCACCGAGACCATGATCCGGAATACGGAAACCGGAGTAAAAAAATATTTTATCAAGAAGGGATTTCTCAACACCGCGGTGAAGATCACGCAACAGCGCGACACGCTGAACCGCGATGGGATCAAACTCAAAATAGCCGTCAATCCAAAGTCGAAGGTCAAGATCAATCACATCTCCTTTGTGGGCAACGAAGCCATGTCGGATGCGGTGTTGAAAAAGAAGCTGAAGAAAACCCACGAGCGCCCGCGCTTTGCCTTGCATCGCACCATCCTCAACAGCGTCGTTAACCTCAAGCCGAAAGAGTTTATCGACTCCAGTTACAAAGTGAGCCCGAAGCAGCTCAAAGAATTTTTCAGCCAGAATGTTAAGCTCAACATCTTTGCCGGATCAAAATTCATCAAGACCGATTACGAGGAAGACAAAAAGAAACTGCTCGCCTACTACAACACCAAGGGTTATCGCGATGCTGAAATTGTTTCCGACTCGATCTATTCGCATAGCGAAAACACCATCAACATAGATTTCGTCATCTCGGAAGGACCGAAGTACTACTTCCGCAACATCATCTGGACGGGTAACTACATCTACACCGACAAGCAATTGTCGGCCGTGTTGGGCATCAATAAAGGCGATGTTTTCAACCGCGAGTTGATTGACAAAAAATTACAATTCAATCCGAAAGGACTTGACATCAGCGGGCTCTACATGGACGATGGTTATCTGTTCTTCCAAATCCACCCCGTTGAAGTGGCCGTAGCCGGCGACTCGATCGACATCGAGATGCGTATCAACGAAGGCGAGCAAGCCACCATCAATGAAGTGACCATCACGGGCAACCAACGCACCAGCGATCACGTGATCCGCCGCGAGTTGAGCACCGTGCCCGGACAAAAATTCCGTCGCTCCGATATCATCCGCACACAACAACGCCTGGGACAATTGGGCTACTTTGCGCCCGACAAGATCGGCCAGAACCTCGTGCCCAACCCTGCCAAAGGAACCGTGGACATCGAATGGCAAGTGGAAGAACAATCCAACGACCAGGTGGAATTGTCGGGTGGTTGGGGCGGTTACTACGGCTTTGTGGGAACGTTGGGTTTAACGTTCAATAACTTCTCGCTGCGCAATATCCCGCACCTCAAAAACTGGAAGCCTCTGCCTGTGGGCGACGGTCAGCGTTTGTCGCTGCGTATGCAAGCCAACGGCCGGTCCTTCCAGAGCTACAGCTTCTCATTCACCGAACCCTGGTTGGGCGGACGCAAGCCTCACTCGCTTAGCGTGAGCTATGTTCGGTCCCTTTCGCGCTATGCCGGCGCGGGTGCGACCAGCTACAACGACTTGAACTCCGGAATAAAGGCCGACAACATTTCCGTCGGTTTGGGACGCATGTTGGAATGGCCCGACAACTATTTTACACTCACCAACTCGTTGTCGTATGCGGTGTATTCCTTGAAAAACATCAACTACGGATTGGGATGTACGACGTGTAAATCCTATGCGGTGACGTTCAACACCACCATTTCACGGAACAGCATCGACAACCAGATGTATCCTTCGTCCGGGTCTTCGGTTTCGCTGAGCCTTACGCTGACCCCGCCGTATTCGGCGTTCAATGGCCTTGATTATACTACGGCTACAGCCGAGCAAAAGAACAAATGGCAGGAGTATCACAAATGGATGTTCGATGCAAAGTATTATCTTCCCCTCGACAGCAAGAAAAAACTGGTGTTGGAAGCTAAAGCGCACTTCGGCTTCCTGGGGGCCTATAACAAGGAGAAAACCGGCATCGGACCCTTCGAGCGCTTTGTGCTCGGCGGAAGCGGTCTGGCAGGGGGCTTCAACTCCTTTGTTTTGGGCAAGGAAATCATCGGTTTGCGAGGCTACCAGGACAACCAGATCACGCCACCGACCTATGCGGTGGGCAACAGCACTTCGCAACAGGGTGGTGTGGTTTACGAGAAATTGGGCCTGGAATTGCGCTACCCCGTCACCACCGGCAACGCCGCAACGATCTACGGCTTAGTTTTCACGGAGGCCGGCAACAACTGGGGTACTTATGAGAACTTTAATCCGTTTAGTATGTATAAATCGGCCGGCTTTGGGGCCAGAATCTTTATGCCTGCGTTTGGATTGATTGGCTTGAACTGGGCATATGGATTTGATCCTGTTCCGCTGGGAAGCAGGGGGCCGGTCAGTGGATCGCAATTCCACTTCACCATCGGTCAGCAAATCAGATAGTTATGCGTCTTTATATTTTTACGATTTTTTTTCTCATTTTCGGCCTGAATTTTGGCTATGCTCAGAGGTTCGGCTACATTGACACGGACTTCATCCTGAATAAAATGCCCGAATACAAAAAGGCGCAGGAAGAGATCAACCAGCTGTCGCAGGCTTGGGAGAAGGAAATTCAGGAGATGAGCAAGAAGCGGGACGAGATGTACAGCGCGTTCCAGGCC carries:
- a CDS encoding CBS domain-containing protein, whose amino-acid sequence is MIAEDLINHMIPPLKGSDDAHKAIVWMEEFRCNFLPVVEEGKLLGFISEEIILEANDIDKRVKDFNLVGQNCFVHLDTHFYDILKVAADNKLQVVAVLNEEQSYTGLITVQDTLTSFAQTAAVQLPGGILVLSMNHVDYSLAEISRLVEENHAKILSSIVKEDPLDPGKLRLTLKINQLDLSRIVATLERFGYKVIGRYHETKALGDEKDRIDMLLRYLDI
- a CDS encoding NAD kinase, with the translated sequence MRVAVHGKDFNRASAPFIAQIFEVLSRYKIDLCVSEKFSAYLGKAGIKTKFKTYSSAKDLKNVQIFLSIGGDGTLLESVTHISRLEIPILGINTGRLGFLATISKEETEKSLQHLFDGAYTLDQRALLKLDTEKDIFGPLNFALNDFTVVKKDSSAMITIHTYIDGEFLNSYWADGIIISTPTGSTGYSLSCGGPLIFPRSGNFVITPVSPHNLTVRPIVVSDQSEITFQVEGRSKRFLVSLDSRMAPVDPSVKLKVTKADFKVNLIQLEGTHYFKTLRQKLNWGLDIRN
- a CDS encoding DUF6089 family protein is translated as MRKLLYVVLAVFMISVAHQAEAQMSRRNIKKNNKRISTFRGRKAWFAKEKVYNAIGFSVSALNYYGDLAPRPSKFSTDISFTKPALAFSFSHRFGPRYTLTAAFMYGTLKGSDAESADKNDTGNGVFRYQRNLSFRNRIKEFSVIGTFDLFPNSATYISRVKWTPYAFVGVAVFLHNPQAQAPAVDPQGNPLPEAGKWVDLQPLGTEGQYATLQEGDANYGIKPYKKIQPAIPFGIGARFRLNEVMDLAAEIGFRYTFTDYLDDVSKNYVDLGVFQGNQLAKAMSYRSSEVATPGTTYVGRDGGTYTVVSGYGQEFPDNVRGNKNNRDIYMVTTVRVTYILGKNFHRAKFR
- a CDS encoding DUF6089 family protein → MMRSLIKNLICLTLFISAFTAAHAQSAEVNSAEVGFGLGTFNYTGDLVRFYNFKYSKPAATVFYKSNLSRVVSFRVSITGGQLGASEKPIDAFATQRDASFNIFLLEASTGVEYHFLNWRDPKRFIRFSPYLFGGVGIFSMSGVATKTADYSNVQAVIPFGGGIKYVYNPKWYFSLEFGVRKTFTDYLDNISDGDPRYKNYQYGNPNDNDNYYFLGVSITRTFYSIPCPSNPYK
- a CDS encoding isoprenyl transferase, with the translated sequence MDGNGRWAKKKGAMRIFGHRNAVQAVRDVTEGCGELGIKYLTLYAFSTENWNRPKAEIDGLMELLVNTLKQEIKTLSENQVRLVTIGETSHLPGDCQANLQWAIDQTKNNSGLTLILALSYSGRWEIMKAVKALAKDVSDGKVAADAINEAVFENYLQTSGIPDPELLIRTSGEMRVSNFLLWQIAYTELYITPTLWPDFRKEHLYEAIWAYQQRERRFGKTSEQLNPVS
- a CDS encoding BamA/OMP85 family outer membrane protein produces the protein MKRVLFLIILLSVAADGWAQFRGRRSGTATNAPGENNLNYANPAEYTIGGIEVTGLNVLDKNAMVSLTGLKVGDKIKIPGDAISSAIRSLWKHGLVGDVTIKVDRIEGQTVFLNITLSERPRLTGFYFTGISKSQESGLKDDLKLIRGKIVTETMIRNTETGVKKYFIKKGFLNTAVKITQQRDTLNRDGIKLKIAVNPKSKVKINHISFVGNEAMSDAVLKKKLKKTHERPRFALHRTILNSVVNLKPKEFIDSSYKVSPKQLKEFFSQNVKLNIFAGSKFIKTDYEEDKKKLLAYYNTKGYRDAEIVSDSIYSHSENTINIDFVISEGPKYYFRNIIWTGNYIYTDKQLSAVLGINKGDVFNRELIDKKLQFNPKGLDISGLYMDDGYLFFQIHPVEVAVAGDSIDIEMRINEGEQATINEVTITGNQRTSDHVIRRELSTVPGQKFRRSDIIRTQQRLGQLGYFAPDKIGQNLVPNPAKGTVDIEWQVEEQSNDQVELSGGWGGYYGFVGTLGLTFNNFSLRNIPHLKNWKPLPVGDGQRLSLRMQANGRSFQSYSFSFTEPWLGGRKPHSLSVSYVRSLSRYAGAGATSYNDLNSGIKADNISVGLGRMLEWPDNYFTLTNSLSYAVYSLKNINYGLGCTTCKSYAVTFNTTISRNSIDNQMYPSSGSSVSLSLTLTPPYSAFNGLDYTTATAEQKNKWQEYHKWMFDAKYYLPLDSKKKLVLEAKAHFGFLGAYNKEKTGIGPFERFVLGGSGLAGGFNSFVLGKEIIGLRGYQDNQITPPTYAVGNSTSQQGGVVYEKLGLELRYPVTTGNAATIYGLVFTEAGNNWGTYENFNPFSMYKSAGFGARIFMPAFGLIGLNWAYGFDPVPLGSRGPVSGSQFHFTIGQQIR